The proteins below come from a single Azospirillaceae bacterium genomic window:
- a CDS encoding ABC transporter ATP-binding protein: MLEVNNIEVVYNDVILVLRGLSLKVPKGRIVALLGANGAGKSTTLKAISGLLKTEEGEITRGDILFDGERINGVDPDRIVRKGIFQVMEGRRIVADMTCVENLRLGAFSRNDREVRADIDMVYSYFPRLKERTGLAGYLSGGEQQMLAIGRALMARPKLILMDEPSMGLSPLLVKEVFGIIRQLNRDLGITILLVEQNARMALSVASYGYIMEQGKVVLDGTAEELESNEDVKEFYLGGHGAERRSFKNLKSFKRRKRWI; the protein is encoded by the coding sequence CTGCTGGAGGTCAACAACATCGAGGTCGTCTACAACGACGTCATCCTCGTCCTGCGCGGTCTGAGCCTGAAGGTGCCCAAGGGCCGGATCGTGGCGCTGCTGGGCGCCAACGGCGCCGGCAAGTCCACGACGCTGAAGGCGATCTCCGGCCTGCTGAAGACCGAGGAGGGCGAGATCACCCGCGGCGACATCCTGTTCGACGGCGAGCGGATCAACGGCGTCGACCCGGACCGGATCGTGCGCAAGGGGATCTTCCAGGTGATGGAGGGCCGCCGGATCGTCGCCGACATGACCTGCGTCGAGAACCTGCGGCTGGGCGCGTTCTCCCGCAACGACCGCGAGGTCCGCGCCGACATCGACATGGTCTACAGCTACTTCCCGCGCCTCAAGGAGCGGACGGGGCTCGCCGGGTACCTGTCGGGCGGCGAACAGCAGATGCTGGCGATCGGACGCGCGCTGATGGCCCGTCCCAAGCTGATCCTGATGGACGAGCCGTCCATGGGCCTTTCGCCGCTCCTGGTGAAGGAGGTGTTCGGCATCATCCGGCAGCTCAACCGCGATCTCGGCATCACCATCCTGCTGGTGGAGCAGAACGCCCGGATGGCCCTGTCGGTGGCCAGCTACGGCTACATCATGGAACAGGGCAAGGTCGTGCTGGACGGCACCGCCGAGGAGTTGGAAAGCAACGAGGACGTGAAGGAGTTCTACCTGGGCGGCCACGGCGCCGAGCGGCGGAGCTTCAAGAACCTCAAGAGTTTCAAGCGCCGCAAGCGGTGGATTTGA
- a CDS encoding ABC transporter substrate-binding protein has product MKLKLTLAATVAAMALAAPALAQDRIPIGHLADYSGATSDVGVPYGNGVADALNWVNQERKGVNGRPVGFNTFDYGYQAPRAISQYQSWTSRERVVAIQGWGTADTEALVSFVTRDKIPYISGSYSAALTDPAGKSPRTEKPAPYNFFYGPSYSDGLRAMLRWAADDWKAKGGQGRPKYVHMGANHPYPNSPKEAGEAMAKELGFDVLPAIQFALTPGDYSAQCLTLKNQGANYAYLGNTAGSNISVLRACQTAGVNVQFLGNVWGMDENAMKAAGTAANGVVFPVRTAAVWGNTAPGMETVKRISRISDPSGAAYRPVHYLAGVCAAMLMVEAMETAVQNGGITSERIRDGFYARKDWVPKGFEGVCFPSTFTREDHRGLMTVPLYRAVVTGPTEPGSVDDLIRNGTMKLEKVATVELERKTELLGW; this is encoded by the coding sequence ATGAAACTCAAGCTGACCCTCGCCGCCACTGTTGCGGCCATGGCGCTCGCGGCCCCCGCGCTGGCGCAGGACCGCATCCCGATCGGCCATCTGGCGGACTACTCGGGCGCCACGTCCGACGTGGGGGTCCCCTACGGCAACGGCGTGGCGGATGCGCTGAACTGGGTGAACCAGGAGCGCAAGGGCGTCAACGGCCGTCCGGTCGGGTTCAACACCTTCGACTACGGCTACCAGGCGCCGCGCGCGATCTCGCAGTACCAGTCCTGGACCAGCCGCGAGCGGGTCGTCGCCATCCAGGGTTGGGGCACGGCCGACACCGAGGCGCTGGTGTCGTTCGTGACGCGCGACAAGATCCCGTACATCTCCGGCTCCTATTCGGCGGCCCTGACCGATCCGGCCGGGAAATCGCCGCGTACGGAAAAGCCGGCGCCCTACAATTTCTTCTACGGCCCGTCCTATTCCGACGGGTTGCGCGCCATGCTGCGGTGGGCGGCGGACGACTGGAAGGCCAAGGGCGGCCAGGGCCGGCCCAAGTACGTCCACATGGGGGCCAACCACCCCTACCCGAACTCGCCCAAGGAAGCCGGCGAGGCCATGGCGAAGGAGCTGGGCTTCGATGTGCTGCCGGCGATCCAGTTCGCGCTGACGCCCGGCGACTACAGCGCCCAGTGCCTGACGCTGAAGAACCAGGGTGCGAACTACGCCTATCTCGGCAACACCGCCGGTTCCAACATCTCGGTCCTGCGCGCCTGCCAGACCGCCGGCGTGAACGTCCAGTTCCTGGGCAATGTCTGGGGCATGGACGAGAACGCCATGAAGGCGGCGGGCACGGCGGCCAACGGCGTGGTGTTCCCCGTCCGCACGGCGGCGGTGTGGGGCAACACGGCACCCGGCATGGAGACGGTGAAGCGGATCAGCCGGATCTCCGACCCCTCGGGCGCGGCCTACCGTCCGGTGCACTACCTTGCCGGCGTGTGCGCGGCCATGCTGATGGTCGAGGCGATGGAAACGGCCGTCCAGAACGGCGGCATCACGTCCGAACGCATCCGCGACGGCTTCTACGCCCGCAAGGACTGGGTGCCCAAGGGCTTCGAAGGGGTCTGCTTCCCGTCCACCTTCACGCGCGAGGACCATCGCGGCCTGATGACCGTTCCGCTGTACCGTGCGGTCGTGACGGGCCCGACCGAGCCCGGATCGGTGGATGATCTGATCCGGAACGGCACCATGAAGCTGGAGAAGGTCGCCACCGTCGAGCTTGAGCGGAAGACCGAACTGCTGGGCTGGTGA
- a CDS encoding AMP-binding protein produces MDRDFYDELETRPPEQREAALMAALPDHVRLAKERAPGWARILSGIEAMDVRSRADLARLPVTHKSDLTTLQAAEPPFGGLATSPPGGLARIFASPGPIFDPEARRPDYWRFARALWATGLRPGDVLHNCFSYHFTPAGSMLEGGALAIGAAVFPAGTGQTEQQVEAIAAVRPRCYAGTPDFLKVIIEKAEEMGRDVGSIRYGHVSGGAYLPDARRFYADRGLTVLQSYGTADLGLVAYETPARDGLVLDEHVIVEIVRPGTITPVPDGEVGEVVVTVLNPDYPLIRFATGDLSAILAGPSPCGRTNTRIKGWMGRADQSTKVKGMFVHPKQVSDVLARYPGVGRGRLVVDRAEGADVMVLRVEVAASEPGLAEAVAGTLQSVTKLKGRVELVPPGSLPNDGKVIDDVRKYG; encoded by the coding sequence ATGGATCGCGACTTCTACGACGAGCTGGAGACCCGGCCACCCGAACAGCGCGAGGCCGCGCTGATGGCGGCCCTGCCCGACCATGTGCGGCTGGCCAAGGAGCGCGCGCCGGGCTGGGCCCGCATCCTGTCCGGCATCGAGGCCATGGATGTGCGCAGCCGCGCCGATCTGGCCCGGCTGCCGGTGACCCATAAATCCGATCTGACCACGCTCCAGGCCGCGGAGCCGCCCTTCGGCGGGCTTGCGACCTCGCCGCCCGGCGGATTGGCCCGCATCTTCGCCTCGCCCGGTCCGATCTTCGATCCGGAAGCGCGGCGGCCGGACTATTGGCGCTTCGCCCGTGCGCTGTGGGCGACGGGCCTGCGCCCCGGGGACGTGCTGCACAACTGCTTCTCCTATCACTTCACCCCCGCGGGTTCGATGCTCGAGGGCGGTGCGCTGGCGATCGGGGCGGCGGTCTTCCCGGCCGGCACCGGCCAGACCGAACAGCAGGTCGAGGCGATCGCCGCGGTCCGGCCCCGCTGCTACGCGGGGACCCCGGACTTCCTGAAGGTCATCATCGAAAAGGCCGAGGAGATGGGGCGCGACGTCGGCTCCATCCGGTACGGGCACGTGTCGGGCGGCGCCTACCTGCCCGATGCGCGCCGTTTCTACGCCGACCGCGGCCTGACCGTGCTGCAGAGCTACGGCACCGCCGATCTGGGGCTGGTCGCCTATGAAACCCCCGCCCGCGACGGTCTGGTCCTGGACGAGCACGTGATCGTGGAGATCGTGCGGCCGGGCACCATCACCCCGGTCCCGGACGGCGAGGTCGGCGAGGTCGTCGTGACCGTGCTGAACCCCGATTACCCCTTGATCCGTTTCGCCACCGGCGACCTGTCGGCGATCCTGGCCGGCCCCAGCCCGTGCGGCCGCACCAACACCCGCATCAAGGGGTGGATGGGCCGCGCGGACCAGAGCACCAAGGTCAAGGGCATGTTCGTCCACCCCAAGCAGGTCTCCGACGTTCTGGCCCGCTATCCGGGTGTCGGGCGCGGCCGGCTGGTGGTCGACCGGGCGGAAGGGGCGGACGTGATGGTCCTGCGTGTGGAGGTCGCGGCCTCCGAGCCGGGACTGGCCGAGGCGGTGGCCGGCACGCTCCAGTCGGTCACGAAGCTGAAGGGCCGGGTGGAGCTGGTTCCGCCCGGCAGCCTGCCCAACGACGGCAAGGTGATCGACGACGTCCGGAAGTACGGGTAG
- a CDS encoding damage-inducible protein produces MPVPDPRTLQTLRERIRRIEAGGAQGGTAYGGSGGKGALPFGIAAMDAHLPGGGLARNALHEVSGGGPDGTHAAAAALFAAGILARLKGPVLWALARRDLFAPGLAGAGLHPDRVVYAEARDEATILLVMEEGLRHRGLAGVVGELARLPMNAGRRLQLAAEASGTPALVLRRWRGPSPDTVPAEPGAVTRWRITALPAPAFPSPVFPTGVPGLGRARWHVELLRCRGAEPAQWILEACDAQGRLAVPADLADGPAAAEGRRASA; encoded by the coding sequence ATGCCTGTTCCCGATCCCCGTACCCTCCAGACCCTGCGCGAGCGCATCCGGCGGATTGAGGCGGGCGGCGCGCAGGGGGGAACGGCGTACGGAGGGAGTGGGGGCAAGGGCGCCCTGCCCTTCGGCATCGCCGCCATGGATGCGCATCTGCCCGGCGGCGGTCTGGCGCGCAACGCCCTGCATGAGGTGTCGGGCGGCGGACCCGACGGGACCCATGCGGCGGCGGCGGCGCTGTTCGCCGCCGGCATCCTGGCCCGTCTGAAGGGTCCCGTCTTGTGGGCCTTGGCGCGCCGCGACCTGTTCGCGCCGGGTCTGGCCGGCGCGGGGCTGCACCCGGACCGGGTCGTCTATGCCGAGGCCCGGGACGAGGCGACCATCCTTCTCGTCATGGAGGAGGGCTTGCGCCACCGCGGTTTGGCCGGGGTGGTCGGCGAGCTGGCCCGTCTTCCCATGAATGCCGGGCGCCGCTTGCAGTTGGCGGCCGAGGCCTCGGGCACGCCCGCCCTGGTGCTGCGCCGCTGGCGGGGGCCGTCGCCGGACACCGTCCCGGCGGAACCGGGTGCCGTCACCCGCTGGCGCATCACCGCCCTTCCCGCCCCCGCCTTTCCCTCCCCCGTCTTTCCTACCGGTGTCCCCGGCCTTGGGCGCGCGCGGTGGCATGTCGAACTGCTGCGGTGCCGGGGGGCGGAGCCGGCCCAATGGATCCTGGAGGCGTGCGATGCGCAGGGTCGTCTCGCTGTTCCTGCCGACCTGGCCGACGGACCGGCTGCGGCGGAAGGACGGCGTGCCTCCGCATGA
- a CDS encoding error-prone DNA polymerase yields the protein MSPAPYAELQVTTNFSFLRGASHPHELFGRARALGYSALGIADRNGLAGIVRAHVAARETGVRLVVGCRLDLADGASLLVYPTDRPAYARLCRLLTLGKGRAGKGGCRLVWDDVAAHAEGLIAVLLPDDPDEALAVRLARLRTDFPGRAYLALTRRFRPGDPARLHALAGMAAAARVPTVATNDVLHHTPERRILQDVVTCIREGCTIDDAGFRRERFADRWMKPPAEMVRLFAAHPDAVARTLEIVGRCRFSLDELAYQYPEEAGDPGLTPQEALERRAWEGAAWRHPDGVPDAVAAQIRHELRLIAELGYAPYFLTVDRIVRFARSRGILCQGRGSAANSAVCFVLGITSIDPVKGELLFERFVSAERGEPPDIDVDFESGRREEVIQWIYDTYGRDHAALAATVIRYRPRGAVREVGKVLGLTEDVTALLAGQAWAWDEDGLDEKTAADLNLNLRDRRLRLTLELARELVGFPRHLSQHPGGFVLTRDRLDSLVPVEPAAMEGRQVVEWDKDDLDALRIMKVDILGLGMLGCMRQAFELLRAHKGIEADLASVQDEDPAVYDMIGRADTVGVFQIESRAQMSMLPRLKPRQFYDLVIQVAVVRPGPIQGDMVHPYLRRRAGLEPVTYPTPELRQVLGKTMGVPLFQEQAMRVAIVCAGFTPSEADQLRRSMATFKMTGGVSKFRDKLVQGMVARGYDRDFAERTFRQIEGFGSYGFPESHAASFALIAYASSWLKHHHPDVFLAALLNAQPMGFYAPAQLVRDARAHGVEVRPVDVNRSRWDCTLEPPQRPGSRRLAVRLGLRMVKGLANGHAARIVAARGAEPFASVEAVWRRTGVPVAALERLADADAFRPSLNLDRRAALWAIRSLRDTPLPLFAAADARAQAPEVADEPAVALAPMLAGREVVEDYASTGLSLRRHPCAFLRGELDRMGAVPTATLARARDGRRLSVAGLILVRQRPGSAKGVLFLTLEDETGHANLVVWPDLFQQHRRLVLSAHMLACRGRVQREGEVVHLVAEHLTDLSDLLRTVGDRDGAGQGNGGDPGVVRARHPALKVPTRDFR from the coding sequence ATGAGCCCGGCCCCTTACGCCGAACTCCAGGTCACCACCAATTTCAGCTTCCTGCGCGGGGCCAGCCACCCGCACGAGCTGTTCGGGCGTGCGCGTGCGCTCGGCTATTCCGCGCTCGGCATCGCCGACCGGAATGGGCTGGCCGGGATCGTCCGCGCCCATGTGGCCGCCCGGGAAACCGGCGTCCGGCTGGTGGTGGGGTGCCGGCTCGACCTTGCCGACGGGGCTTCGCTGCTGGTCTACCCGACCGACCGGCCGGCCTATGCGCGGCTGTGCCGCCTGCTGACGCTCGGCAAGGGCCGGGCCGGCAAGGGCGGCTGCCGTCTGGTGTGGGACGATGTGGCCGCGCACGCGGAGGGCCTGATCGCCGTCCTGCTGCCGGACGACCCGGACGAGGCCCTGGCGGTCCGGCTGGCCCGCCTGCGCACCGATTTCCCCGGCCGCGCCTATCTGGCGCTGACCCGCCGGTTCCGGCCCGGCGATCCGGCCCGCCTGCACGCGCTGGCCGGGATGGCCGCCGCGGCCCGGGTGCCCACCGTCGCCACCAACGACGTGCTCCACCATACGCCGGAGCGCCGGATCCTTCAGGACGTGGTCACCTGCATCCGCGAGGGCTGCACCATCGACGACGCCGGTTTCCGCCGCGAACGCTTCGCCGACCGCTGGATGAAGCCGCCAGCGGAAATGGTCCGCCTGTTCGCCGCACACCCGGACGCCGTGGCCCGCACGCTGGAGATCGTCGGCCGCTGCCGCTTCTCGCTGGACGAGCTGGCCTACCAGTACCCGGAGGAAGCCGGGGATCCCGGCCTGACCCCGCAGGAGGCGCTTGAGCGCCGGGCCTGGGAGGGTGCGGCCTGGCGCCACCCGGACGGGGTGCCGGACGCGGTTGCGGCCCAGATCCGGCACGAGCTGCGGCTGATCGCGGAGCTTGGCTACGCCCCCTATTTCCTGACCGTGGACCGCATCGTCCGCTTCGCCCGCTCCCGCGGGATCCTGTGCCAGGGGCGCGGGTCGGCGGCGAACTCGGCCGTCTGCTTCGTCCTTGGCATCACCAGCATCGACCCGGTGAAGGGCGAGCTGCTGTTCGAACGCTTCGTCAGCGCCGAGCGGGGCGAGCCGCCGGACATCGACGTGGACTTCGAAAGCGGCCGGCGGGAGGAGGTGATCCAGTGGATCTACGACACCTATGGCCGCGACCATGCCGCCCTGGCCGCCACGGTGATCCGCTACCGCCCCCGCGGCGCCGTGCGCGAGGTGGGCAAGGTCCTGGGCCTGACGGAGGACGTGACCGCACTCCTGGCCGGTCAGGCCTGGGCATGGGACGAGGATGGGTTGGACGAAAAGACCGCCGCCGACCTCAACCTGAACCTCCGCGACCGCCGGCTCCGGCTGACGCTGGAGCTTGCGCGCGAACTGGTCGGTTTCCCCCGCCACCTCAGCCAGCATCCCGGCGGCTTCGTCCTGACCCGCGACCGGCTGGACAGCCTGGTCCCGGTCGAGCCCGCCGCCATGGAGGGGCGGCAGGTGGTGGAATGGGACAAGGACGATCTGGACGCGCTGCGGATCATGAAGGTCGATATCCTCGGCCTCGGCATGCTGGGCTGCATGCGCCAGGCGTTCGAACTGCTGCGCGCGCACAAGGGGATCGAAGCGGATCTGGCGTCCGTCCAGGACGAGGACCCGGCCGTCTACGACATGATCGGACGGGCCGACACGGTCGGCGTCTTCCAGATCGAAAGCCGCGCGCAGATGTCCATGCTGCCGCGGCTGAAGCCCCGCCAGTTCTACGATCTGGTGATCCAGGTGGCGGTGGTCCGGCCGGGTCCCATCCAGGGCGACATGGTGCATCCCTACCTGCGCCGCCGTGCGGGGCTGGAGCCGGTCACCTATCCGACGCCGGAACTGCGGCAGGTGCTGGGCAAGACCATGGGCGTGCCGCTGTTCCAGGAACAGGCCATGCGCGTGGCCATCGTCTGCGCCGGCTTCACCCCGTCCGAGGCCGACCAGCTCCGCCGGTCCATGGCGACGTTCAAGATGACGGGCGGCGTGTCGAAGTTCCGGGACAAGCTGGTGCAGGGCATGGTCGCGCGCGGCTACGACCGGGACTTCGCCGAACGCACCTTCCGCCAGATCGAGGGGTTCGGGTCCTACGGCTTCCCGGAAAGCCACGCGGCGTCCTTCGCCCTGATCGCCTATGCGTCGAGCTGGCTGAAGCACCACCATCCCGACGTGTTCCTGGCCGCCCTCCTGAACGCCCAGCCCATGGGCTTCTACGCCCCCGCCCAACTGGTGCGCGACGCGCGGGCCCATGGGGTGGAGGTCCGGCCGGTGGACGTGAACCGGTCCCGCTGGGATTGCACGCTGGAGCCGCCGCAACGGCCGGGATCGCGCCGGTTGGCGGTGCGGCTGGGGCTGCGGATGGTGAAGGGCCTGGCGAACGGCCACGCGGCCCGGATCGTGGCGGCGCGCGGGGCCGAGCCGTTCGCCTCGGTCGAGGCGGTGTGGCGGCGCACCGGGGTTCCGGTGGCGGCCCTGGAACGGCTGGCCGACGCGGACGCCTTCCGCCCCTCCCTGAACCTCGACCGGCGGGCGGCGCTGTGGGCGATCCGGTCGCTGCGGGACACGCCCTTGCCCCTGTTCGCCGCGGCCGATGCGCGGGCACAGGCCCCCGAGGTGGCGGACGAGCCCGCGGTCGCCCTGGCCCCCATGCTTGCCGGCCGCGAGGTGGTGGAGGATTACGCCAGCACGGGCCTGAGCCTGCGCCGCCACCCCTGCGCTTTCCTGCGCGGCGAGTTGGACCGCATGGGCGCGGTGCCCACGGCGACGTTGGCACGGGCGCGGGACGGGCGGCGGCTCAGCGTCGCCGGCCTGATCCTGGTTCGCCAGCGCCCCGGCAGCGCCAAGGGCGTGCTGTTCCTCACCCTCGAGGACGAGACCGGCCATGCGAACCTGGTGGTCTGGCCCGACCTGTTCCAGCAGCATCGGCGTCTGGTTTTATCCGCTCACATGCTGGCCTGCCGGGGCCGGGTGCAGCGGGAGGGCGAGGTGGTGCACCTGGTCGCCGAACACCTGACCGACCTGTCCGATCTTCTGCGCACGGTGGGCGACCGCGACGGGGCGGGACAGGGGAACGGTGGCGATCCGGGCGTTGTCCGGGCCCGTCACCCTGCCCTCAAGGTTCCCACACGGGATTTCCGGTAG
- a CDS encoding GNAT family N-acetyltransferase, whose product MNSDAAMPPGTAFLLRPARPDEAGILTGLCLRSKAMWGYDDAFMAACRDALTLTPDRLCASRVRVAVMDGQVVGVAEIGIDGETCELAKLFIEPRAAGTGVGRALFDWAVRAARNAGARVIDIVSDPNAAGFYRRMGAVEDGVVPSEAIPGRVLPRFRLALA is encoded by the coding sequence GTGAATTCGGATGCCGCGATGCCGCCGGGCACCGCGTTCCTGCTGCGCCCGGCCCGGCCCGACGAGGCGGGGATCCTGACGGGGCTCTGCCTTCGTTCGAAGGCCATGTGGGGCTACGACGACGCCTTCATGGCCGCGTGCCGGGATGCCTTGACGCTCACGCCGGATAGGCTGTGCGCTTCGCGCGTGCGGGTCGCCGTCATGGACGGGCAGGTGGTCGGCGTTGCCGAAATCGGCATCGACGGCGAAACCTGCGAACTCGCAAAGCTTTTCATCGAGCCGCGGGCGGCCGGCACCGGGGTGGGGCGCGCCCTTTTCGACTGGGCGGTCCGCGCGGCCCGGAATGCCGGGGCAAGGGTGATCGACATCGTCTCCGATCCCAACGCGGCCGGATTTTACCGGCGCATGGGCGCGGTGGAGGACGGTGTCGTGCCGTCCGAAGCCATACCGGGGCGGGTCCTGCCGCGCTTCAGGCTCGCCTTGGCCTGA
- a CDS encoding branched-chain amino acid ABC transporter permease has protein sequence MTAMTPSGDFRTSYKADTTVFPTVTSRNAVILAVALACALPFVADRYTLNLLIQIGYLGIAALGLNILVGFTGQISIGHAAFFGVGAFASAWFAEHGVPVFFAIPLAGLVTTLVGIVFGLPAARLKGLYLAIATLAAQFILEDFFARARWFTGGVAGRITEPMVIFGFRFDSNETYFYVVLAYVVVTYLMVANLMRTRDGRALVAVRDHYLSAEMMGINLTKYRTLSFGISAFYAGLGGALYAHYLLFVSVEAFNILFSIQFLGMIIIGGLGSVMGSLMGTAFMVLLPEAVQWGVETLQGGAIDRALKLSGSIAYLREMVIGAVIILFLIFEPDGLAHRWKQIKAYWKLYPFSH, from the coding sequence ATGACCGCAATGACGCCGAGCGGCGATTTCCGCACCAGCTACAAGGCCGACACGACCGTCTTCCCGACGGTGACGAGCCGCAACGCGGTGATCCTGGCGGTGGCACTCGCCTGCGCCCTGCCCTTCGTCGCCGACCGCTACACCCTGAACCTGTTGATCCAGATCGGCTACCTGGGCATCGCGGCCCTGGGCCTGAACATCCTGGTCGGGTTCACCGGCCAGATCTCCATCGGGCACGCCGCCTTCTTCGGCGTCGGCGCGTTCGCATCCGCCTGGTTCGCCGAGCATGGCGTGCCCGTGTTCTTCGCCATTCCGTTGGCCGGTCTGGTGACCACGCTGGTGGGGATCGTCTTCGGGTTGCCGGCCGCGCGCCTGAAGGGCCTGTACCTCGCCATCGCCACGCTCGCGGCGCAGTTCATCCTGGAGGACTTCTTCGCCCGCGCCCGGTGGTTCACCGGCGGCGTGGCCGGCCGGATCACCGAGCCGATGGTGATCTTCGGCTTCCGGTTCGACAGCAACGAGACCTACTTCTACGTCGTCCTGGCCTATGTCGTGGTCACCTACCTGATGGTGGCGAACCTGATGCGCACGCGCGACGGGCGGGCGCTGGTCGCGGTGCGGGACCATTACCTCTCGGCCGAGATGATGGGCATCAACCTGACCAAGTACCGGACGCTGTCGTTCGGGATTTCGGCCTTCTACGCCGGCCTCGGCGGCGCGCTCTACGCCCACTACCTGCTGTTCGTCTCGGTCGAGGCGTTCAACATCCTCTTCTCCATCCAATTCCTGGGGATGATCATCATCGGCGGCCTGGGTTCGGTGATGGGGTCGCTGATGGGCACCGCCTTCATGGTGCTGCTGCCGGAAGCGGTGCAATGGGGCGTCGAAACCCTCCAGGGGGGCGCCATCGACCGTGCCCTGAAGCTCTCCGGGTCCATCGCCTACCTGCGCGAGATGGTCATCGGCGCGGTCATCATCCTGTTCCTGATCTTCGAGCCCGATGGGCTGGCCCACCGCTGGAAGCAGATCAAGGCCTATTGGAAGCTCTACCCGTTCTCGCACTGA
- a CDS encoding DUF6504 family protein translates to MRRVVSLFLPTWPTDRLRRKDGVPPHDRPLVTASRVGPRRVLAAVDAAAAALGLRPGMAVGHACALIPDLTVVEADAAGDAAALARLAAWCLRRYAPLAAPDPPGGIWIDATGCAHLFGGEAAMLADLVGRLTAQGFAARAAIADTPGAAHAVARFAPGDERVRVVPAGGNADALADLPVEALRLPPAAVDGLRRLGFERIGPLAAAPRAPVALRFGNEVGRRLDQAMGRAAEPISPVLPSGVPRRRLGFAEPVSTPEDLRRAIGRLAADLCRDLEAGGLGARRLDLLFLRVDGRPAAVRIGTARPTRDAGRLAALLADRLDTLDPGLGVEAMILSAPLAEPLSPAQLGAGGLAGAGDAADLSPLVDRLLNRLGPSRLYRVAPVESDVPERSVRTVPPLAPPVGATWPPALPRPARLLAPPEPVEVVAMLPDHPPVLFVWRRGRHRVRHADGPERIFGEWWRSESEVAALRDYYRVEDEAGGRFWLFRDGAPEAGARWWMHGLFG, encoded by the coding sequence ATGCGCAGGGTCGTCTCGCTGTTCCTGCCGACCTGGCCGACGGACCGGCTGCGGCGGAAGGACGGCGTGCCTCCGCATGACCGGCCATTGGTCACCGCGTCACGGGTCGGGCCGCGCCGCGTGCTGGCCGCGGTCGATGCGGCGGCGGCCGCGCTCGGCCTGCGGCCCGGCATGGCGGTCGGGCACGCCTGCGCGCTGATCCCGGACTTGACGGTCGTAGAGGCGGACGCGGCGGGCGATGCGGCGGCACTGGCCCGGCTGGCCGCCTGGTGCCTGCGCCGGTACGCGCCGCTGGCCGCCCCCGATCCGCCCGGCGGCATCTGGATCGATGCCACCGGCTGCGCCCACCTGTTCGGCGGCGAGGCGGCGATGCTGGCGGATCTGGTCGGCCGTCTCACCGCCCAGGGCTTCGCGGCCCGTGCCGCCATCGCCGACACGCCTGGCGCGGCCCATGCCGTCGCCCGCTTCGCCCCCGGTGACGAACGGGTGCGTGTGGTGCCGGCGGGCGGGAACGCCGATGCGCTGGCGGATCTGCCGGTGGAGGCGCTGCGGCTTCCGCCGGCAGCCGTCGACGGGCTGCGCCGTCTGGGGTTCGAACGGATCGGGCCGTTGGCCGCGGCCCCGCGCGCACCGGTCGCGCTGCGGTTCGGGAACGAGGTGGGGCGGCGGCTGGACCAGGCCATGGGGCGGGCGGCGGAGCCGATCAGCCCGGTGCTCCCGTCCGGTGTTCCGCGTCGGCGGTTGGGGTTCGCCGAGCCCGTCTCGACACCCGAGGACCTGCGCCGCGCCATCGGGCGGTTGGCCGCCGACCTCTGCCGCGACCTGGAGGCGGGCGGGCTCGGGGCGCGGCGCCTGGACCTGCTGTTCCTGCGGGTGGACGGGCGGCCGGCCGCGGTCCGCATCGGCACCGCCCGGCCCACCCGCGATGCCGGCCGTCTCGCCGCCCTGCTGGCGGACCGGCTCGACACCCTCGATCCCGGCCTGGGGGTGGAGGCCATGATCCTGTCCGCCCCCCTGGCCGAGCCGTTGTCACCGGCGCAGTTGGGAGCCGGCGGGTTGGCCGGCGCCGGGGATGCGGCGGACCTGTCGCCCCTTGTGGACCGGCTGCTGAACCGGCTGGGTCCGTCGCGCCTGTACCGGGTGGCGCCGGTCGAAAGCGATGTCCCGGAGCGGTCGGTCCGCACCGTGCCGCCCCTCGCCCCGCCGGTCGGCGCCACCTGGCCCCCCGCCCTGCCCCGCCCGGCCCGCCTGCTGGCCCCGCCGGAGCCGGTGGAGGTCGTGGCGATGCTGCCCGACCATCCGCCGGTCCTGTTCGTCTGGCGGCGCGGCCGGCACCGGGTGCGCCACGCCGACGGGCCGGAACGCATCTTCGGTGAATGGTGGCGGAGCGAGTCCGAAGTGGCGGCATTGCGCGACTATTACCGGGTCGAGGACGAAGCGGGCGGCCGGTTCTGGCTGTTCCGGGACGGTGCGCCCGAGGCCGGCGCCCGCTGGTGGATGCACGGGCTGTTCGGATGA